The sequence GGTTGTAAAATCAAAATCTTCTGCCCTATGAGAAGAAAATACAGTTTGCATAAACAGAGCTCACAGACAAGTCAAGACATTTGGATTTTTAGAATAAAGACACCAGTCCAGTGATAGACTGGTGATCTTTTCTTTTGCCAAATGCATTATGGGACACCCTTCCCCTCAAGAGTTGCCTACCAGTGCAAGCCAGTGTTCAACAACTCTTCATTGTTCAGAGTCCCTAGAAGGCTCCAGTAAAGACTGTTTCTCCCAAACCTCTGGGGCAGCACTGGGTCTGGAGCTTCTCGGACACGAGGACACTCAGCACACATCTGAATCACCTCCCAGGACCGCCCAAACCTCTGGGGCATGTTGGGGTTAGAGTTTGGTGCCCTGTCATCACTAGGATCGCTCTCTCTTCCAAAGCGCATGGGCATGTTGGCATGCAGGTGGAGAGGTTTGGCGACGGGTGGGTAGAGCTTGATGATGGTCGGGAGGCTGATTTTGCTGGTGGTCGGGGTCACGTGCACGTTGAAGCTCTCGAGATCCAAACTCCTGCGGATTTCACCTTTTgtctgaaaagagaaacatgttGTCTGGACCAGTccatttaaagatttttttaatatgtattttttgCTATAATAAATGATTATAATggacattttttacttttttcctcattttattcAATTAAATAAttagtgaaaataatcattagttgcagcctaAATTTTTTACTAATTAACATAAGTTTAAtcacatataataataattttatacatttcaagagaaaagaaaaccttaTCAAAATGAGTTAaggtaaatataaatataaaaatctcAGTCTGGATTATTAAATGATTCTTACCTGTTGGTGCGGCTGTTTTCTGGCAGTGTGTCTTCCATCTTGGCTGCTCAGCAAAGTTTTATCTTTGTGAATTGATTTCCCGTAGACCTGGAGGTCAGATGCTGCTGCCCCTCCCAGGCCTCccagcatcagcagcactgacagaaacaTTGTGGTCAACATGTTCACTGCAGGAGACATCTTCTCTCAGGACACTACCAGGACACATTCCTTATTTCCTACAGACCACACTGTCCCCTGCTATTAAAGACTCCTGCAAACATAcgtcacctgtgtgtgtgtgtgtgtgtgtgtgtgtaccgtgTGTACAAACTGACACACATAAGCCTCAGCTTCATTCATACTAAACAAATTCCTGGCTCAATAATCACCCAGCTCTGAAGAATATACTTGAAAAGCTATGTGTGTCCTAATTGGGCTGCTCAATGAACCATTcaggatttttttgttgttaaagcagAAACAGTGTGTTCAATGGAAACTGTGAATGGCACTAGCATTCATATTCAACATATGTGATATAACTTGTTGTGTCCGATTCAACCGGTGttgtcttccttttttctgcaACCTTAACTAATTACTTCTGGGTTGGTTGTGTCAATCATGAAGAAGTTCTTGTCTACAATGATGAGCTGGTGttttaatggactgatggacagaaacaAGATCAGCAGCACTAAAGCGACAGTTACACACGTTGATGcttctcatttcctttttcagcATGTCATTTGAAACATTTAGTGGAGCTGAACAACTTTGTTGTGATTACCAGTTAAGTTTTATCAGCATGCTCTTGGACAGTGCTTACAGTTAATTAAATCCTCACATAATATTCAGTGGTCACAATGGAAAATGATAAAGTTACAACAGGAACGGTATAGATATGTGAAGGctagagaaaaacaaagtgaaatgtttgaCGTGTGCATTATTGTAAGTGtaggatgtttttgttgtttgaccCTAATTCTCTTTTTGTGATAACATTaagaaaaatgttgaatatCACCAGCATAGTTTTATAAATAATATAGAATAATATatggtgatttttttaaaaacctgtcaTCAGGTGAAACTAGCCGGGATAATTTATTGTACAAGACAATTTCAGTGGGAGGCTGTAAAATTCTGCTTCAGGCTCAAACTGCAGTGATGGATGTAGAAAATTTAACATCGCCTGGCAGGATAAGTATCAGGATGAGTAGGGACCAGGCAGATGATAAttgtatatttctgtttttgttagcAATGCCCATGAAAGACCAAAACAGTGCATTAGTCCATCTTTCAATATTCCTAAGGCAAGAGCAATTAGTGCATTTGTTGAGGATTATTTTTATCAGTGGATGTGGTGTCTCTTTAGCGCTGCAATTCAGTGATTTAGCATTGCACTTCCATGAAGCTGGGTAGCTtgcaaaagacagacaaatTGATGCAAGATGTCCTGACTGAGTCTGTAATTGCAGTTaatctccaaaaacactggGTCCTACACATCCAATAATACTGCTCCATGGTGTCTTTTCTATTAGATCCTCACTGTCTGGTAAACACCCACATCTTTCAACCCCTGCTTGATTACACAGACTTTAATGTTATAAATTTTTAGTCTCCAAGCCCAACATGAGATAACTGAGGACATCATCAGGATTATTTTCCCAGACCTGGCAAAGACCTCCCGTGACTACTCCACAGGCATGAAAAGTAAAGTGATCTTTACGTGTGAAGTtggtggagtgcccctttaatttgtgtaatttaatttgtgcAGAGGAGCAACAGAAACTGCTCTCTGTTCTGTGGATTTACAGGAGCTAGCATGTCAAAGGGTTATGATTGTCATAACAGGTGAGACGAGGTATTCTTTCCCTCTATATGTTTGTTTTACCTGTCATTTATTCAGTAAAGCTCCTGTGTCTAGCAACCATTGGACAATTCAGCTTCGACAAGTATTTGCAACACAGGAGTGGGGATGACGTCACCCACCAGTCCTGTTTTGAAGGTGTCGATAGTGTGTTTAGACGCACAAATGACTCACTGGAGGTATATATGCATCCCCAAGCAGACAGAATGTGAGGAATGCCTGGTGCGAGACACAGGGTGATAATGACAACCCTCGGGGAACTTTAATTTGATCCATGCGTCATGACCCTGACATTGTTGCCATTTGCCATGTTGCCATGTCCAGTCCCACCTCCAAGCACAGAAAGCAGTTAACACAGCAGCTAAAAGTGTCTCAGAGGAAAAGCATCTGGTTTTAGTGATTCAGTACCAACCttaagatgttttttatggCTATGGTTTCAGTCTATCTTTCTGTATTATCACCTCCCACCTCTCCTCAGCCCTTCTCTTtgtgctctccctctctgacccTGGCCCCAGCTTGCAGACTATGGGGCTTGGGATTTACGATGCTGTCTCCGACACTTATCCAGAGTCTTATCCGCAGAGGGCTTCCCTATACTTCAAGCTCTCCCTTTGTTCTTTAACCGAGCTCTCTGAGCACTCCCTCAAAGACCTTGTTCTCTGCCAATGTAATTCTCTCttcttaatgtttttaatgtgcatcCCTCGCCACCCCGGCGGCCTTTTCATCTTTCCATTTTCCTGCTTTTGGCCTCCtgtccctcccctcctctctgcctctccatgcagtccacttgcttgaaaaCAGACGGTGTCTTCTTGACTGAAATACAGCTCTGCAGATTTGATTTAGTACACCTCAGCCTtccataaataatgttttttttttttgaccaaactTACATTCATGTTTCATATACttgtatattctgtatatgAGACATGCAGACATGAAATATTCATCTGTCTGCCCTATAAATAATTTTTTGTGTACTTCAGGAAAACTAATCAAGAAGGAAAACTGACAGAGGCGAAAGTAAATACAGGTGGATCCGACGAAGAGACGAAAatggacagaaacaggaagcagggCGAAACAATGACACTGTTGATCCTGGCCTGTCTCCCTGTGTCTGGGATCTGGCAGCGTTCCCAGAATTCCTCTCCAGTACTGGGACACCCTCAAATTCCCAGGATGATTTGTGGGAATGTGCTGTTATCCCCCCGATGAGCTGATTTATGTCCAGTTTTATCTTCCCCCTCACTTAGACATCAGCAGGGTCATCATCACAACACTTTACATGCCCGCACACTCAACCAGGAGACACATTCATCAAGCCCTTGTGACGGGTTATAGTTTTATCAATGATCAAATCCATTTCTGCGGTATCACTGCATTATGATGTATGGCAAGAGGCCCTGACGCCGGGCAGACAGCAGACATACTGCAGCACTGTATGTGTGGCCAGTGTGATTCTGAGCTGTGTTGTTGTGATTGTAGCTAATGATGATCGATCCACGTCTCTCACAAAACTGCgcccaattaaaaaaaaaaaagagcctcaGAATTAAAACTTTGAGCTTCCAAAAGGTCCAAGAGACGGAAGTGGACATAGACACAAAGTGGTACTTTTATGTCTTTCCACTGGAAGACAGACAGGGTTTTATGTTAAAGTATTTAACCTGTTACACGCTCAGAGGCCTGAACATTTTTGAGGCTGTAAGCAGAATCTGCCAACCCCTCCCACACTGAAATCAGCTCAGGAAAAGACAATAAATTACCTGGGTTAGTTTCCCTCCTATGACAGGTTGtgaaactgtagaaaaacaggACAAGACATGATATTACTTAAAAGACCACGCTGACAATGTtctatgtttttgttattgccAACAAAACTCAAGACAAGACCAAAACCAATGTATTGGTCTGTGTTTGACTTATGCCTGCCCATAATGTCAGTGGCTCTCCATCCCAACCCTATTTGTTCCAGCTGAAGACACAAATCTTTGAAAATGGTTTGGATATATCCAGTATAGGTCATTTATTAAtgtactttcatttttaaaaatggctcaGCCTTTTCCTaaaaatccttttcttttttcctaaaaaaaaaggctaaatagTGGATTTGTGGAGGACTATTTTAACATACGTGGGATTacctcaaaataaactacagtccCATGTTCATCATAATGAAGCAACATGTCAACTAGTGCCCCGATGTGTCTCACTGATGTGTATTTAAAAGTTTTTGAATGACACTTGCTAGTGGAATCggttcattgttgtttttttcactgagtTTGTTAACGATTAGAAAGTATTGTCAGATTTATCCTTCGAATGAACAGAATGAACAgaaagttttacattttgtcacagtTCATTGCAAACCTTGTATTTCCAATTTGGGGGTCATGTTCTTTTCATGATTTTATCCacagacattttgaagaaatatgtttttatttgataaCATAATTTTCTAATTTGCTGGCTGCTTtactactgtaaaaaaaaaaaaaaaaaaaaaaagaaatagaaatttTAAAGGGAGAATTCAACAATCTTAATTGTCTTTATAGTTAAATCTGTGACAGTATTCATTCTGCCAGGATTTGATTTACAAAGATTTTCTGTTCTAAATTTGTGCCTTTATTGTTCAATAGTAAATGCTGATaatattttttagtttatttgtttttcttgtttttgcccATGTTTTACTTAGGattttctgtggctgttttgGTAGATCCTTTATGAAACCACTAGATGGCACACTAGGTTTGATTGATGAAATCCAGAGTTTACAGATTTGTTTGTAGCAGCTGCTTGTCTGTTTCTATAACTTAAACTACACTTTCTCAATTTCGTAATCATTCTTTTATCACTTCAGTTTAGGTCTTTGGTTGAGGTGATTTATTTAGTGCAGAGCAGTGTGAGTAATTAAGCAGCATGGAACACAGTGTGAGAGATGTAGTCCACCAGGTGGCACTCTAACacatttgttgtctttttgtaaaggaggaggaggagcaccGGAGAAGAGGTGGAGCGTCACAGGAGGAAGCCATCCCAGAGGAAAGAAGGAGTGTCTTCAAAAAATGGGAGGTATTTTCAGGACACTTGACAGGGGGGAGGTGCCAAAATCAGTGACCAATCAGATTCTAGTGAAAATTCGCCAATcagagatgcagaggaggagCCAAGAGAGGCAGTCAGGAAACTGAGCAAATGACCCTTgatgagagagagtgggggagggagggggtgggggggtgggaaggatgaagggaggaagaggggccctaggagaggagtgtgtgtgtgaatgtgtaagAAGTGTTGGGTTGGTTGAAAAATATGCCACAGCAtatgttttatcttgttttcaTTAAAAGATATATTACTTTTCCCAAACATGAGCGCTAAAGGTCCGTTCAAGTGTAAAGAGATAAACAGCACACGGATGATGGAAAAGATGAAAGATTGAGTTTCAGCAATAAAATACAGCATGAAGCAAAAAtgcagtgattaaaaaaaaacaaaaaaaacaaaaaaaaacaacgtagGTCAGAGTGAGAAGATGTTttactgaaaaactgaaataaataaaatataaagtattgAAGAATATATAGTAGAATTGGTCCAATAACAAGACATTAATGTGGAACAAGATTTAGAAATTCCTGCTGTTtggggtggaaaaaaaaaacaagtccgtgtcattttgttgttttcttttctcctacTTGATTTGAATGTTTACATGGTCATTTATCTGCTGAGTGAGTTTCATGATCCCTGGGCCCTGGAAACCTCTTAAAAGCCTGGTGCATAAATTCCCAAAGACACTGGTGTCTATAAGAAAATAAGCATCTTTTACTTTACTCTTGACACCAAATTATGGGCTTAGGTTTTGTAAATAGTTTTTGAGCTGTTACGGTGATGAGGGGGAATAAAGcgaaaaagggagaaagagagaaaaggaaacagaaaataatcttCTCAGTAGATAAAGAGGCTGAGAAGACACTGTTTTTCCTGACCTTTGGGAATTCTCTCTGCTCCCAGTTAGATGACCAGTTTGGCTGCTGTTCAGCGGGTCAGAGAGGGTCAAAAGTCATCTTAGACACCCACATGGAGAGCTACActatgacctctgacccctccccACCATGCAGCTGAACCCTGCACAGCGCCTAAAGCGAagcagggagggaagagggagtgGGGAAAGCTGTGTTTTCGAACAAGCAAAgatctgatttgttttattCCAAAAAGCATAATTTGTTCTTATCCAAGCCACTTGTAATTTGCCACGTGGAAAAAGTCAGATTCAAGTAAAACTAGTTTTTTCTATCCAAGAATTCAGAAATTGTTGTCCCCACTCTGACCATAATGATGCAACTGTTCAACATTATCACTAATTGAATACATGAGACTTTCATACAGAGATAGGAAGCATGTGCTGCCCTGATTTATTTATCGCTTGATGTTGAGTGTTAGAGAAGGAGGAGGCTTAGACAAAGACATAAAAGGAAGAAATACCAGAATTTGATTTCAAAGGAATATCTCTCTTCTTTGTAATAGTTGTTTGGATCATTTCTCaatgtgtctttgtcttcagAAAAACTGAGGTGTGGAGGTCAGACTTGACACATCAAAGAAAAGGGCCTTGGTTGACAATAAGCATGAGGAGCCTCATATAGTGCGTGATAACACTTTTTAATGGCCTTTGATAAAGGTATGGCACTTAAATCTGAGACAACTGCATTATTATTTGACAAAAATAGTATAAagcaatttatttaaaaaaagaaatctcttCCACACGTTGCCGAATGTGACCTTCAGCTCGTACACCAACTAAGGCAAAATAAATCTACTGCAATGTTAAGTAATGCCAAAATTGAAGCTCTATTTTGTGCCACACTGCTTGAGTTACaccagagtgtgtgtcagtgtatgtactgtacaccCTAGTGGTGAGAGAAGCACACAAACCCCTTAATTAAATCACAGCAGATATAATATAACAGCCCTCTAAAAGTCCTCCactcaaaaaaaatgacttaaatacAAATATTGAAGTGCATGCACTTAGCTGTGTACAGTTACAGCATGAACACTCATGTTTCACTTCCAGGAAGCTTTCAACCTTTGTCGTGTTAACCTCCATAAATAAAGAGCATTAAGTAGTTATGCTATATTAAATGCGCTGTTTTGCTGTTATGCTAGTGAATGACTGTACGTaatctccttctctttctcttcgtGCTACCTTGTTggacatttgaaatattttttcagaAATGATGTTACACTTTCAttgaattaatgtttttgtatgatataataatataaggcttaagtgtgagaaaaaaaaaatcattttcacaaacacaggTCCTACTAAGGAAATTGTGTAATTGTGgaatttaaagaaatatttaaagatGAGCAGTCAGCTTTTAAAGGACTTAATATTGCATATAGAACATGCATCATATCATTATTGTCACTGATGATGGCAGATTATCTGTTTTGTGTGGATCATCCCCCCACAGTTTAGTAACTTTCCAGAAACCTTTCATTAACTAACAAGGCTGTATAGTCGTGTTGTTTATCCAGGGTTTTTACAATACAATTCATCAATATGATGATGTAGCATAAAGAGATATAAGAGAATAGAtggaaagaacagagaggaaagtCTTAACTTGTCTTGCAGTTATTTTTTATGAATCTAATTGATTTCTAAAATTTTGTGGATTTTACATTAGAATCAGAGAGTAAGCAGAGACGTCCATGCTTCATTCATTAGTTTAAACAGACAAACTATGTCCAAAGAAGCCTGAGGACTAAATACGTTTCTGACCTGTTTTTGAAAAATTTAGCAAATTAGGAAATGTTCTTCTAGTGTAGGGATACAAAATGTtagaaaagtgtgaaaatgtgttttaattttaatagtGATTCACCATTGTGTAATTTATCAGCATGATCATAATGGCAATCGTTGAGCCTTTTCTTTTTGAGGTGAAAGCAGGTAAATTGCTttgaaacagaagagaaaaggtATTAAGTTTGACAAAACAGAATGAGAGAGGCGCACGCACTTCAAAACAGCACTCAAGTACGACACTGTCCGTATTGAGTTTCTCTCCGTTtccatgtgtgcacatgctcaGTTATGTGTGAATAAAATACTGTTATCCTCTGATGGTTTGTGATAGTTCTGCTGTAAAAGCATCCCCAcacttctccctccctttcccaCTCTCTTCTCATGCCATTCCCGGCAGCTAGAATTGgagtatacagtatgtatatgtgtgtgtttgtgtgcgtgggtgtgtgtctcACGTACACACAGAGGGAACTCGATCCCGGACCATAGCTTTCAGCACGGCCTATAGAATCCCCAGAGTTttgaaagaagagagggagacagggagagagtcCAATTTGACCTCAGTAGAGGTtttcacacacatccacacacacacacagacagacacgcacacacagtgtaGTGCAGCACTGAGTGGTAGGGACAGCTGTGGGATAGTGACATCATCTTTAGTTGCCGACTGGTGCATTTGATCTGGTCTGAGGGCAAGATTGAAACTGAAACACCAGACTGCTCTCTGGACCCACATCCCCTGCCAGAAAAACCgtgagagtgtctgtgtgtgtatgtgtgtgtttgtgtgtgtgtgcgcttgtatgcatgtctgcatttgtgtgtgcaaaGGTTTTAAGAGCACCAATAAAACCACAACATTGAACAAtactcatttctctctctctctctctctctctctctctctctctctctctctctctctctctctctctctctctctctctctctgtctgtgtgttttcctcttgttgtctctctcccttccaGCCTGCCTGCTGATTGATGTGTTGTATATATTCCTAGTGGTAATCAGATCCTTCTCTTCCAGAGGTTGTTGTAAATACAGTCTGCAGAAGTGCCAGTCTGCCGGGCAGACAGGCCGACTGTCTCTTGTGGGGATTTAGGCAACGTTCTGAAGCCTGGCATTGTGCTGTGGGGGCCCCTGAGGGCATGAAGGAACGCATGATGTCTCCCTGTGACGAGATCAGTGCACGCTAATGGCCACGTGTCTGCGTGTTAGAGAGTGAGGGGTCGTTCTAGGTCTGTGTTAGCATAGATGTGTATATTCATTAGACATCTGACTTGATTTGACCAGTAAATTAGCTGTTACATGGAAATGAGCAGAGCAGCGAGGTGGTGCACTGATGTGACTTTTTGCGGTTTGGTgaagatgacacacacacacacacacacgcacacacacacacacacacacacacacacacactcttatacttctatctttgtgaggacactcactaACACAGTGCATCCCGTAGCCCCTTACGTTAATCTTAACCATCACATAtaaatgcctaaccccaacAAATCTCAAACAGCCCTTTTGAAGGTGTGACGTAAAGTGAGGACtggtcaaaatgtcctcactccatgAGGTCTATAACTCAAGcaggtcctcacaaagacagaagtacaagtacacacacatgcacctcaTAGAATTTGATGGCACAGTGCTGGAGTCCCTAATAGATACCTACTGATCACCATCTATAATCCCCCAAAGCCTTCAACACCTAAACCATCGCCTATTGCTCTGGGGACATACGACTGAACCGGCTAGCAAGagatatgtgtctgtgtatctgcatttgtgcgtgtgtggtttTTGACACTAAGCCAGAGCATGggaaaaatgcagctttaaacagcAAAACATGCAACCACTACCACAAATACCGAATTCCACAAAACGCCCTAAGCAAAACAGCATGTTTAGACGGCTGTGCACGaacacatatgaacacacaatcacatgcaAAAGGAGCATACCGTTAGCATTTACTGATTGCTGATTAAATAATTTCTGGATTTCTGTGAAGTATATGATGCTTTGGCAAACAATTCCGAACTCAATCTTATCACATGGTCTTTATCagtgggacttttttttttttttgatgtttcaaCAGTTTGTGGAAAgacccttttctttttcaacatgACAGTGGCCTGATGCACAGAACGAGGTTCAAACACCACATCCTACCTTTGctaaatgtgagtgtgttgggtgtccacatacttttggctaTACATGATAAAGCTGGGCTCCACTTGTAgcatatatttaaatgttttggcaGCATTTCTTCTCTGTCACGCCAATAAAGCTCATTTGACTTGAACCGAATTGACACTTtgagaaacaagagagaaagagacaaagcaacagtgagtgagagagggtAATGAAAGCGAGCAGAGGGCTACCACCCA is a genomic window of Toxotes jaculatrix isolate fToxJac2 chromosome 13, fToxJac2.pri, whole genome shotgun sequence containing:
- the npvf gene encoding pro-FMRFamide-related neuropeptide VF, whose amino-acid sequence is MLTTMFLSVLLMLGGLGGAAASDLQVYGKSIHKDKTLLSSQDGRHTARKQPHQQTKGEIRRSLDLESFNVHVTPTTSKISLPTIIKLYPPVAKPLHLHANMPMRFGRESDPSDDRAPNSNPNMPQRFGRSWEVIQMCAECPRVREAPDPVLPQRFGRNSLYWSLLGTLNNEELLNTGLHWAEDFDFTTSSEEVEVEEKTFKG